One genomic segment of Myxococcales bacterium includes these proteins:
- a CDS encoding phosphoribosylaminoimidazolesuccinocarboxamide synthase, whose product MRSALGHTLDKTDLPELGKKYEGKVRDNYSARDGKRFIVVTDRISAFDRILGTLPLKGQLLNHVAAWWFEKTRDVAPNHVLSVPDPNVLVAEECTPLPVEMVMRAYLTGTTSTSIWIHYETGAREFCGHRLPDGMKKHQRLPEPILTPSTKAEKGGHDVSASRAEILRISGIAPADFDAAAAMAQALFAAGQRICAERGLILVDTKYELGKTRDGRIVVIDEIHTPDSSRFWRANSYEERFSSGNDPESFDKEYLRRWLSERGFVGDGPIPEIPDDIRVEATRRYIEAVETITGEAFVPNLEEPVARMRRNLGLAS is encoded by the coding sequence ATCCGAAGCGCCCTCGGCCACACCCTCGACAAGACGGACTTGCCAGAGCTCGGCAAGAAGTACGAGGGCAAGGTCCGGGACAACTACAGCGCGCGCGACGGCAAGCGGTTCATCGTCGTCACCGACCGCATCAGCGCCTTCGATCGCATCTTGGGGACGTTGCCTCTGAAGGGCCAGCTCCTGAACCACGTCGCCGCTTGGTGGTTCGAGAAGACCCGCGACGTGGCCCCCAACCACGTGCTCTCGGTCCCGGATCCGAACGTGCTGGTCGCCGAGGAGTGTACGCCGCTGCCCGTCGAGATGGTGATGCGGGCCTATCTGACCGGAACGACCTCGACCAGCATCTGGATCCACTACGAAACGGGCGCCCGCGAGTTCTGCGGGCATCGGCTGCCGGACGGGATGAAGAAACATCAGCGGCTGCCGGAGCCCATCCTCACGCCCAGCACCAAGGCCGAAAAAGGCGGACACGACGTGTCCGCAAGCCGCGCCGAAATCCTGCGAATCAGCGGCATTGCTCCGGCAGATTTCGACGCTGCCGCCGCCATGGCCCAGGCGCTCTTTGCTGCCGGCCAGCGCATCTGCGCGGAGCGCGGGCTGATTCTGGTCGACACCAAGTACGAGCTCGGAAAGACGCGCGACGGGCGCATCGTGGTCATCGACGAGATCCACACGCCTGACTCGTCGCGCTTCTGGCGGGCGAACAGCTACGAAGAGCGGTTCTCGTCGGGCAACGATCCCGAGAGCTTCGACAAGGAATACCTGCGGCGCTGGTTGTCCGAGCGCGGTTTCGTCGGCGACGGACCGATCCCGGAGATCCCCGACGACATCCGCGTGGAGGCCACGCGCCGTTACATCGAAGCGGTGGAGACGATCACGGGCGAGGCCTTCGTGCCGAACCTGGAAGAGCCGGTCGCGAGGATGCGCAGGAACCTCGGGCTCGCGAGCTGA
- a CDS encoding MBL fold metallo-hydrolase yields the protein MLRPQEVADGIARFPVRTPTLPPATHTQSYALGGREVLLIEPATPYADEQTAWLDWARNLRNSGRSLRAIVLTHHHIDHVGGAAELSRELGVPLWAHALTRERLPELRFERTLEDGEELVLDGPRAQSWRVLHTPGHAPGHVCLFEAEAGHVIVGDMVASEGTILIETHDGDMAEYLRQLARLEALGASTALPAHGDPIDQPAALFSHYVAHRLARESKVLDAVQASGPDGISDVAMLPTAYSDTPRQIWPLALLSVRAHLVKLVSEGRARTDGEKFWAT from the coding sequence ATGCTCCGCCCCCAGGAAGTCGCCGACGGAATTGCACGGTTTCCGGTCCGGACGCCGACTCTTCCGCCGGCGACACACACCCAGAGTTATGCGCTTGGCGGCCGCGAGGTCTTGCTCATCGAGCCCGCGACCCCGTACGCCGACGAACAAACGGCGTGGCTCGACTGGGCACGCAACCTGAGAAACAGCGGCCGCTCGCTGCGCGCGATCGTGCTCACGCATCACCACATCGATCACGTCGGCGGCGCCGCGGAGCTCTCGCGGGAGCTCGGGGTACCCCTGTGGGCCCACGCCCTCACGCGCGAGCGGCTGCCCGAGCTCCGCTTCGAGCGCACGCTGGAAGACGGCGAAGAGCTGGTGCTCGACGGGCCGCGGGCGCAGAGCTGGCGGGTGCTGCACACACCGGGTCACGCCCCGGGTCACGTCTGCTTGTTCGAAGCGGAGGCCGGCCACGTCATCGTGGGCGACATGGTCGCGAGCGAGGGCACGATCTTGATCGAGACCCACGACGGCGACATGGCGGAATACCTGCGGCAGCTCGCCCGCCTCGAGGCGCTCGGGGCCAGCACGGCCTTGCCTGCCCACGGCGACCCCATCGACCAACCCGCTGCCCTGTTTTCGCACTACGTGGCCCACCGACTGGCCCGCGAGTCGAAGGTCCTCGACGCCGTCCAGGCTTCGGGACCGGACGGAATCAGCGATGTGGCCATGCTGCCCACCGCCTACTCCGACACCCCTCGGCAGATCTGGCCGCTAGCCCTCTTGAGTGTGCGGGCACACTTGGTCAAGCTGGTGTCCGAGGGCCGCGCGCGAACCGACGGCGAAAAATTTTGGGCAACGTGA
- the coaD gene encoding pantetheine-phosphate adenylyltransferase, translating into MSAAQLAIYAGSFDPPTYGHLDLVERAAKLFPRVVVAVGVHPNKQPLLSAAERMELLRECSSPYPNVEVDSFQGLLIDYGQRIGARVIVRGLRAATDFEYELQIAHANSDLRPEIDTVFLPTRTNYGFISASLVREIASHGGDIARYAPPNVVAALRRRFSVA; encoded by the coding sequence ATGAGCGCCGCGCAGCTCGCGATCTACGCAGGGAGCTTCGACCCGCCGACGTACGGGCACCTCGATCTCGTGGAGCGCGCGGCCAAGTTGTTCCCGCGGGTGGTGGTCGCGGTGGGCGTCCACCCGAACAAACAACCACTGCTCTCAGCCGCCGAGCGCATGGAGCTCTTGCGTGAGTGTTCGTCCCCGTACCCGAACGTCGAGGTGGACTCGTTCCAGGGCCTCTTGATTGACTACGGGCAACGCATCGGCGCGCGGGTCATCGTGCGTGGTTTGCGGGCCGCGACGGACTTCGAATACGAGCTCCAGATTGCGCACGCGAACTCGGATCTGCGCCCCGAGATCGACACGGTGTTCTTGCCGACACGCACCAACTACGGCTTCATCTCCGCCTCGCTGGTCCGAGAGATCGCCAGCCACGGCGGGGACATTGCGCGCTACGCGCCGCCCAACGTCGTCGCGGCGCTGCGGCGGCGCTTCAGCGTGGCCTAG
- a CDS encoding MMPL family transporter, with protein MLVTLIPSGWLASRLELKTAFSELLPSEKPSVIELGRVNKRLSSLSTLTVVAEGQNAESLKRFVDLVSPKIRELGPEFVVGVDDGSREVEGFFRQNKYLYADLKDIQELRDDVVARYEFEVGKQAGSDLGLDDEEPPALTAEAVEKRFQKKVDEAKKSSKGVDGYYIGEAGKLAAILVRTPLGSGDPKAFELRKKIEDIVAEQRTNIADPSLALNFTGNLITSAEQHRAVKDDLAHVGFWGLAGILSVTLLFFMRMRTLLAMALTIGVGCVWAFGAARLSVGYLNTATGFLVSIIAGNGINFGIMYMARYVEARRDEKVPVAEAVETAHRDTHTATLAAAGAAGIAYGSLAITDFNGFKHFGIIGGVGMVLCWTATYLFLPAFLVLSERYSPMFSEREAPWRAKMKGFYGYPFAFVARSAPRAVAAVGMLLAVAGGVLTYRYFAADPMEYDLANVRNERTARTSAGKLSVRVDKIVGRLGQDGRAVLTERLDQVQPLITELEKRRDAFPADNKPFDRVVSVYDLLPKDQPKKLALLDEIEDRLQRARKRDIIKTDDFAKIREHLPEKRAAIGIGELPEQIVRAFTELNGTRGTIVYIVPTEGKSVYDAHYLMHFADAFREVRLPNGEVIRGTGDPVIFSDMLINIGEDAPKATLLSFLGTLLVILIAFRGKPAGFATLSALALGVVWLIGFLALRHIKLNFLNFVALPITIGIGADYAINVMKRRELDPGEDLYRVMQQTGGAVVLCSLTTQLGYFALLLSINRAVKSFGLAAAAGEITTLLAAVLVLPAFLFWQAKRKRDAQAAGSPPGDTAKEPPA; from the coding sequence GTGCTGGTGACGCTGATCCCGAGCGGCTGGTTGGCGTCCCGGCTCGAGCTGAAGACCGCCTTCAGCGAGCTCTTGCCGAGCGAGAAGCCGAGCGTGATCGAGCTTGGCCGCGTCAACAAACGCCTGTCGAGCCTCAGCACCCTGACGGTGGTCGCGGAAGGGCAGAATGCCGAGTCTCTGAAACGTTTCGTGGATCTCGTGTCACCGAAGATCCGCGAGCTCGGGCCCGAGTTCGTGGTGGGCGTCGATGACGGGTCCCGCGAGGTCGAAGGCTTTTTCCGCCAGAACAAGTACCTGTACGCGGACCTGAAGGACATTCAGGAGCTGCGCGACGACGTCGTCGCCCGCTACGAGTTCGAGGTCGGCAAACAGGCGGGCAGTGATCTCGGTCTAGACGACGAAGAACCCCCGGCCCTCACCGCCGAGGCAGTCGAGAAGCGCTTCCAGAAGAAGGTCGACGAGGCCAAGAAGTCCAGCAAAGGCGTGGACGGTTATTACATCGGGGAAGCAGGAAAACTCGCGGCAATTCTGGTGCGAACACCCCTCGGGAGCGGCGACCCGAAGGCCTTCGAGCTGCGCAAGAAGATCGAGGACATCGTCGCCGAGCAGCGCACGAACATCGCCGATCCGAGCCTGGCGCTCAACTTCACCGGCAACCTGATCACGAGCGCGGAGCAACATCGGGCGGTCAAAGACGATCTGGCTCACGTCGGCTTCTGGGGTTTGGCCGGCATCCTGAGCGTCACGCTGCTGTTCTTCATGCGGATGCGCACCCTCCTGGCCATGGCGCTCACCATCGGGGTGGGTTGTGTCTGGGCGTTCGGCGCCGCACGCCTCAGTGTGGGTTATCTGAACACCGCGACGGGTTTCCTGGTCAGCATCATCGCGGGCAACGGCATCAACTTCGGCATCATGTACATGGCGCGCTACGTCGAGGCGCGCCGCGACGAAAAGGTGCCGGTGGCCGAGGCGGTCGAGACCGCACATCGCGACACTCACACCGCAACGCTGGCCGCAGCCGGCGCGGCCGGCATTGCCTACGGCTCGCTGGCGATCACCGACTTCAACGGCTTCAAACACTTCGGCATCATCGGCGGCGTCGGCATGGTGCTGTGCTGGACGGCCACGTACCTGTTCCTGCCGGCCTTCCTCGTCCTCAGCGAGCGTTATTCGCCGATGTTCAGCGAGCGCGAGGCCCCCTGGCGCGCAAAAATGAAGGGGTTTTACGGCTATCCCTTCGCTTTTGTGGCCCGCAGCGCCCCGCGCGCCGTCGCCGCTGTCGGCATGCTGCTGGCCGTGGCCGGTGGCGTGCTGACCTACCGGTACTTCGCCGCCGACCCGATGGAGTACGACCTGGCGAACGTGCGCAACGAGCGCACCGCGCGCACCAGCGCCGGCAAACTCTCGGTGCGCGTGGACAAGATCGTCGGGCGCCTCGGGCAGGACGGACGCGCCGTGCTCACCGAACGGCTCGATCAAGTCCAACCGCTGATCACGGAGCTGGAGAAACGCCGAGACGCCTTCCCCGCGGACAACAAACCCTTCGACCGCGTCGTCAGCGTCTACGATCTGCTGCCCAAAGATCAGCCGAAGAAGCTCGCCCTGCTGGACGAGATCGAGGACCGCCTGCAGCGGGCCAGGAAACGCGACATCATCAAGACCGACGATTTCGCCAAGATCCGCGAGCACTTGCCCGAAAAGCGCGCCGCCATCGGCATTGGTGAGCTCCCGGAGCAGATCGTACGGGCCTTCACCGAGCTGAACGGCACCCGCGGCACCATCGTCTACATCGTGCCGACCGAAGGTAAGAGTGTGTATGACGCGCACTACCTGATGCACTTCGCGGACGCCTTCCGGGAGGTCCGCCTGCCGAACGGGGAGGTGATCCGCGGCACAGGCGACCCGGTGATCTTCTCCGACATGTTGATCAACATCGGTGAGGACGCCCCCAAAGCGACGCTGCTGTCGTTCCTGGGCACGTTGCTGGTGATCTTGATCGCGTTTCGGGGAAAACCTGCGGGTTTTGCCACTCTTTCGGCGCTGGCGCTGGGGGTGGTCTGGTTGATCGGATTCCTCGCGCTCCGCCACATCAAGCTGAACTTCCTGAACTTCGTCGCGCTGCCGATCACCATCGGCATCGGCGCAGACTACGCCATCAACGTGATGAAACGCCGGGAGCTCGACCCTGGCGAAGATCTCTATCGCGTGATGCAGCAGACCGGCGGCGCCGTCGTGCTCTGCTCGCTGACCACGCAGCTCGGATATTTCGCGCTGCTCTTGTCCATCAACCGCGCCGTGAAGAGTTTCGGCCTGGCCGCCGCGGCGGGTGAGATCACGACGCTGCTCGCTGCGGTGCTGGTGCTCCCGGCATTCCTGTTCTGGCAGGCAAAACGCAAGCGGGACGCGCAAGCTGCCGGCTCACCCCCGGGCGACACCGCCAAAGAGCCGCCCGCATGA
- a CDS encoding SAM-dependent methyltransferase: MRPGNRSRTSDWVAALRALYSEAAPELAIFDDAVALRLLPRGLGRIVRSAAKLPFGVRVAHRVIGAATRGLSYGVPLRTAAIDDAVRAAVDAGIDQLVLLGAGLDARAWRMPQLREVTVYELDHPDTQGFKREGTRGLAPLAKEARFCPIDFERESIPDALAAHGFERERPSMWVWEGVTMYLTLDAIEATLDRVSDLSAPGSRLAMTYLPRNYASPRLQTVGELGAMLIGEALKSQLDPPELGAQLEQRGFRVERDDSALEWAARWPKRDAQRVRAFERLAVAVRVSAG; the protein is encoded by the coding sequence ATGCGACCAGGCAATCGCAGCCGAACCAGCGACTGGGTGGCGGCCCTTCGCGCGCTGTACAGCGAGGCCGCGCCGGAGCTCGCGATCTTCGACGACGCGGTGGCGCTGCGGCTGCTGCCGCGCGGGCTCGGGCGCATCGTGCGCAGCGCTGCGAAGCTGCCGTTTGGTGTGCGGGTCGCGCACCGCGTGATCGGCGCGGCGACGCGCGGGCTCTCGTATGGGGTTCCGCTGCGCACAGCCGCGATCGACGACGCGGTGCGCGCCGCTGTCGACGCCGGGATCGACCAGCTGGTGTTGCTTGGAGCGGGGCTCGACGCCCGCGCCTGGCGCATGCCGCAGCTGCGCGAGGTCACGGTGTACGAGCTCGATCACCCGGACACTCAGGGGTTCAAGCGCGAGGGCACGCGGGGGCTGGCTCCGCTGGCCAAAGAGGCCCGGTTCTGCCCCATCGACTTCGAGCGGGAGAGCATTCCCGACGCCCTGGCAGCGCACGGCTTCGAGCGTGAGCGCCCGAGCATGTGGGTCTGGGAGGGGGTCACCATGTACCTGACCCTGGACGCCATCGAGGCGACGCTCGATCGCGTCAGCGACCTGTCCGCGCCCGGCAGCCGCCTCGCGATGACCTATCTACCGCGAAACTATGCCAGCCCGCGCCTGCAGACCGTGGGAGAGCTGGGCGCGATGTTGATCGGCGAGGCGCTGAAATCCCAGCTCGATCCGCCGGAGCTCGGCGCTCAGCTCGAGCAGCGCGGGTTTCGGGTCGAGCGCGACGACTCGGCGCTCGAGTGGGCGGCGCGCTGGCCGAAGCGTGATGCGCAGCGCGTCAGAGCGTTCGAGCGCCTGGCCGTGGCGGTCCGGGTTTCAGCGGGCTGA
- a CDS encoding AgmX/PglI C-terminal domain-containing protein encodes MQACSTLNIAASLVLVTLISFAGCGGQQPEAASPATAAKTSDPSAGTEEDPATPSGKEEGAGTDGANPEGAGGEGSGDKGGDAETRTTEVIQKLVQDNRKPVRECYEKARKQIPDLKGTMTIHFVLDPEGKVKEAVLNVEKSEVKSPDVVSCAVAVLKKIKFPPSSRGMESTVNYPFTFNP; translated from the coding sequence ATGCAGGCCTGCTCCACGCTCAACATCGCGGCTTCACTCGTCCTCGTGACGCTCATCTCGTTCGCCGGCTGTGGCGGGCAACAGCCGGAGGCTGCATCACCAGCGACCGCGGCCAAGACCAGTGACCCCAGCGCGGGCACCGAGGAAGATCCCGCGACACCTTCGGGCAAGGAGGAAGGCGCAGGAACCGACGGCGCGAATCCGGAAGGCGCGGGCGGTGAGGGGTCTGGGGACAAGGGCGGCGATGCCGAGACCCGCACCACCGAGGTGATCCAGAAGCTGGTGCAGGACAACCGCAAACCTGTGCGCGAGTGCTACGAGAAGGCCCGCAAACAGATCCCCGATCTAAAGGGCACGATGACGATTCACTTCGTGCTCGATCCCGAGGGCAAGGTGAAAGAGGCCGTGCTCAACGTCGAGAAGAGCGAGGTGAAGTCTCCGGACGTCGTCAGCTGCGCGGTCGCGGTCCTGAAGAAGATCAAGTTCCCTCCCTCCTCCCGCGGCATGGAATCAACCGTCAATTACCCGTTCACGTTCAACCCTTGA
- a CDS encoding HNH endonuclease — protein MLNRYFAPVSVTSARRAVVLLFGGAAMAVDDDGAMHDFVRWRSLPIRSRDDGIPMVGGQLRVPRVLHLVRYDRSPRMIVRLTRRNLMLRDEHQCQYCGRRPMSRDLNLDHVQPRSRGGGESWENLVVSCRSCNLKKGQRTPDEAGMTLLRRPQKPRWTTPAQILLVEREPFSEWQPYLAAG, from the coding sequence CTGCTCAATCGCTACTTCGCGCCCGTCAGCGTAACCTCCGCTCGACGTGCCGTCGTGCTCTTGTTCGGCGGCGCGGCGATGGCCGTCGATGACGACGGCGCCATGCACGATTTCGTGCGCTGGCGCTCGCTGCCGATTCGCTCGCGCGACGACGGCATCCCGATGGTCGGCGGCCAGTTGCGCGTGCCGCGCGTGCTGCACCTGGTCCGCTACGATCGCTCGCCGCGCATGATCGTACGACTGACCCGCCGCAACCTGATGCTGCGTGACGAACACCAGTGCCAGTACTGCGGACGTCGACCCATGAGCCGCGACCTCAACCTGGATCACGTGCAGCCGCGCTCGCGCGGCGGCGGGGAGAGCTGGGAGAATCTCGTCGTGTCCTGCCGGTCGTGCAACCTCAAGAAGGGTCAGCGCACCCCCGACGAGGCGGGCATGACCCTGCTGCGCCGCCCCCAGAAACCCCGCTGGACGACGCCGGCGCAGATTCTGTTGGTGGAACGCGAACCGTTCAGCGAGTGGCAGCCGTATCTCGCGGCGGGATGA
- a CDS encoding acetyl-CoA C-acyltransferase, translating into MTHHVAPVFVVSATRTPIGSYLGALASLPAPRLGVIAIKEAITRAKIESALVQEVFMGNVLGAGVGQAPARQAAIFAGVPDSVPATTVGKVCGSGLQSVIFGAKTLMLGDADIVVAGGMESMSNVPYYLHQARTGYRMGDGKLVDGMIFDGLWDPYGNFHMGEAGEKCAKEYTLTREAQDEFARESYRRAINAQKEGLFDAEIVTVDIPQKKGDPISVKVDEEPGRGDPSKFDKLRPAFAKDGTITAANASSINDGASALVLASEKAVKEHKLTPLARIVGYGGAAQAPDWFTTAPSKAIDRTMTKLGMKTEQIDLWEINEAFSCVTMACSKISGIDPAKVNVRGGAVAMGHPIGASGARILTTLLYAMRDQKVKTGLATLCIGGGEAVAVVVERV; encoded by the coding sequence ATGACCCACCACGTTGCTCCGGTTTTTGTCGTCAGCGCCACCCGCACGCCGATCGGTTCTTACCTCGGCGCGCTCGCCTCACTGCCCGCCCCGCGCTTGGGCGTCATCGCGATCAAAGAAGCCATCACCCGCGCGAAGATCGAGTCAGCGCTCGTGCAAGAGGTCTTCATGGGCAACGTGCTCGGTGCCGGTGTTGGCCAGGCACCTGCGCGTCAGGCCGCCATCTTCGCCGGTGTCCCCGACAGCGTGCCGGCCACGACCGTGGGCAAGGTCTGCGGCTCGGGTCTGCAGTCCGTGATCTTCGGCGCCAAGACCCTGATGTTGGGCGACGCCGACATCGTCGTCGCGGGTGGCATGGAGTCGATGTCGAACGTCCCGTACTACCTGCACCAGGCGCGCACCGGTTACCGCATGGGCGACGGCAAGCTCGTGGACGGCATGATCTTCGACGGGCTCTGGGATCCATACGGCAACTTCCACATGGGTGAGGCCGGGGAGAAGTGCGCCAAGGAGTACACGCTCACCCGCGAGGCGCAGGACGAGTTTGCCCGCGAGAGCTACCGCCGCGCCATCAACGCGCAGAAAGAGGGGCTCTTCGACGCCGAGATCGTGACGGTCGACATTCCACAGAAGAAGGGCGACCCGATCAGCGTGAAGGTCGACGAGGAACCCGGGCGCGGAGATCCGTCGAAGTTCGACAAGCTGCGGCCGGCCTTCGCCAAGGACGGGACCATCACCGCGGCCAACGCTTCGAGCATCAACGACGGCGCGTCCGCTCTGGTCCTGGCCAGTGAAAAGGCCGTGAAAGAGCACAAACTCACGCCTCTGGCCCGCATCGTTGGTTACGGCGGCGCGGCCCAGGCGCCCGACTGGTTCACCACCGCGCCGTCCAAGGCCATCGACCGAACGATGACCAAGCTCGGCATGAAGACGGAGCAGATCGATCTCTGGGAAATCAACGAGGCGTTCTCCTGCGTCACCATGGCGTGCTCGAAGATCTCCGGTATCGATCCCGCTAAGGTCAACGTGCGCGGCGGCGCCGTCGCCATGGGTCACCCCATCGGCGCATCGGGGGCCCGCATCCTCACCACGCTGCTGTACGCGATGCGCGACCAGAAGGTGAAGACCGGTCTTGCCACACTCTGCATCGGTGGTGGTGAAGCCGTGGCGGTGGTCGTCGAGCGCGTGTGA
- a CDS encoding site-2 protease family protein, which produces MLLFAGTVWSVFEVGQAWAGASDVAGFRGWLQGWRFAVPLLSILLCHEFGHYIAARIHRVPASLPYFIPFPKFSPFGTFGAVIVMPKRIRSANALLDIGAAGPLAGMVVALPVMLVGLYLSKLGPRSEGGYIQEGQSILYWLLKRIVHGPIAANQDVFLHPTALAAWAGFLVTFLNLLPFGQLDGGHVAYALLGEKQNRYARFAVFLPAVMVVYNSVVHVLPIVRRGFAEGFAKQSWLPVSAATVWISIFVLLWVLRAVSGADHPPVDEDTLSPKRRIVAIGTLALFVLLFMPTPWAVF; this is translated from the coding sequence TTGCTGCTCTTCGCCGGCACGGTCTGGAGTGTGTTCGAGGTCGGGCAAGCCTGGGCCGGCGCGAGCGACGTGGCGGGTTTTCGCGGCTGGCTCCAGGGCTGGCGCTTTGCCGTGCCGCTGCTCTCGATCTTGCTCTGCCACGAGTTCGGCCACTACATCGCCGCACGCATCCACCGTGTGCCGGCGTCACTGCCGTATTTCATCCCGTTCCCCAAGTTCAGCCCGTTCGGCACCTTCGGCGCGGTGATCGTCATGCCGAAGCGCATCCGTTCGGCGAACGCGCTGCTCGACATCGGCGCCGCGGGACCGCTGGCCGGCATGGTCGTCGCACTCCCGGTGATGCTGGTCGGTCTGTACCTGTCGAAGCTCGGCCCACGCAGCGAGGGCGGTTACATCCAAGAAGGGCAGAGCATCCTCTACTGGCTGCTCAAGCGCATCGTCCACGGACCGATTGCCGCAAATCAGGACGTGTTCTTGCACCCGACGGCGCTCGCCGCGTGGGCCGGATTTCTGGTGACGTTCCTGAACCTGTTGCCGTTCGGCCAGCTCGACGGCGGACACGTGGCGTATGCGCTGCTCGGAGAGAAGCAGAATCGCTACGCGCGCTTCGCGGTCTTCCTGCCCGCGGTCATGGTTGTCTACAACTCCGTCGTGCACGTGCTGCCGATCGTGCGCCGGGGTTTCGCCGAGGGTTTTGCCAAACAAAGCTGGCTGCCGGTCAGCGCCGCGACGGTGTGGATCAGCATTTTTGTGCTGCTCTGGGTGCTCCGAGCCGTCTCCGGCGCAGATCACCCGCCGGTCGACGAGGACACGCTCTCTCCCAAACGGCGCATCGTGGCCATCGGCACACTGGCGCTGTTCGTGCTTCTGTTCATGCCCACTCCGTGGGCGGTCTTCTAG
- a CDS encoding DUF559 domain-containing protein produces MGKTGRSETDAPSLSATSGPWFLLGGTVLARDRQQLRRQQLLASRAAAMRAAPTASEAALWRALRAGQLGVEVRRQVVVGDFIADFVVPSAWLIIEVDGGAHRGRGAADARRDRKLAKLGYRVVRLEAGLVERALPVALARVREALGR; encoded by the coding sequence ATGGGGAAGACGGGTCGCTCCGAGACTGACGCGCCTTCGCTCAGCGCCACGAGCGGCCCGTGGTTCCTCCTCGGAGGAACCGTGCTCGCTCGTGACCGCCAACAGCTCCGCCGCCAACAGCTCCTCGCTTCCCGCGCCGCCGCCATGCGTGCGGCGCCCACCGCGTCGGAGGCCGCGCTGTGGCGTGCGCTTCGCGCGGGTCAGCTCGGCGTCGAAGTGCGGCGCCAGGTGGTGGTCGGGGACTTCATCGCAGACTTCGTGGTGCCCTCCGCGTGGCTCATCATCGAAGTGGACGGCGGCGCTCACCGCGGTCGCGGCGCGGCGGACGCCCGGCGCGACCGCAAGCTCGCGAAGCTCGGTTACCGGGTGGTCCGCTTGGAAGCGGGCCTCGTCGAGCGCGCGCTGCCGGTGGCGCTCGCGCGGGTGCGGGAGGCGCTGGGTCGATGA